The Deinococcus puniceus genome segment GCCGGAAGGCCCGGCGGTCACGGAAAACGGAGCGTTGGCGAGGTGAAGGGCGACTCACCCTAGGATTTCCTGCTCCTTCTTGGTAAACGTGGATTCCACGCGGGCAATATATTCGTCGGTGATCTTCTGCACCTCGGCTTCACCGCGCTTGATCTCGTCGTCGCCCACGCCTTCCATCTTCTTCACTTCGTCCAGCGCGTGCTTGCGCAGGTTCCGCACCGCGATCCGGGCGTCCTCGGCGTAGTTCTTGGCGTTCTTCACGAGGTCTTTGCGGCGTTCTTCGGTCAACATAGGCAGGCTGATGAAGATAGTGTCGCCCTTGTTGTTGGGGTTCAGGCCCAGATCGCTGTCGCGGATGGCCTTCTCGATGGGGTTCAGTGCGCCCCGATCCCAAGGGGCGATAACGAGCGTGCGGGCGTCGGGCGTAGAAATGCTGGCGACCTGATCAATCGGCACGGTGGAGCCGTAATAATCCACCACGATCTTCTTCAGGATGCCGGGGTTGGCGCGGCCTGTACGCAATACGCTGAGGTTATTTTCCAGCGCCTCGATGGCTTTGGTCATGCGTTCACGGGTATCGGACTGAATGGTTTTAAGGTCTGCCATGATTGAAATCTCCTAAGCAAGTGCAGTCTTGGGGCCGAATCCCTGAGGAGCGTCACTGGGCAGCCCCACTGGGAAGCAGAGAACGGGGGCAATCAGGCGTTCACCGCACAGAAGCGCCCCGGACAGCAATGGCTGGATTCTACCGTGATGTCAGGATATGTGCCCTT includes the following:
- the frr gene encoding ribosome recycling factor, with amino-acid sequence MADLKTIQSDTRERMTKAIEALENNLSVLRTGRANPGILKKIVVDYYGSTVPIDQVASISTPDARTLVIAPWDRGALNPIEKAIRDSDLGLNPNNKGDTIFISLPMLTEERRKDLVKNAKNYAEDARIAVRNLRKHALDEVKKMEGVGDDEIKRGEAEVQKITDEYIARVESTFTKKEQEILG